One part of the Sphingobacterium sp. LZ7M1 genome encodes these proteins:
- a CDS encoding RNA polymerase sigma factor, translating to MSTRTLSKQKNLSDEDLLKLYLLDGDLNHLGDLYQKHSEMVYYVCLRYFKEPERSKDAVMQIFEELIDKVKKQDIQDFPRWLYVVSKNHCLMALRSAKNKQEIVTDNFVEFSMNLHQEENYQEREEQLLRLESCLDTLIEKQKKSIQLFFIEQKCYKEVVDITGYSMNDVKSYIQNGKRNLKNCMERNSHE from the coding sequence ATGAGCACTAGGACCTTGTCAAAACAGAAAAATCTATCGGATGAAGATCTGCTAAAACTCTATCTGCTGGATGGCGACCTCAACCATCTGGGAGACCTCTATCAAAAGCATAGTGAAATGGTCTATTATGTGTGTTTACGATACTTTAAAGAGCCTGAACGCAGCAAGGATGCGGTCATGCAAATCTTTGAGGAACTCATCGACAAAGTCAAAAAACAAGATATACAGGATTTCCCCCGCTGGCTCTACGTGGTCAGTAAGAACCACTGCCTGATGGCACTGCGATCTGCAAAAAACAAACAAGAAATTGTTACAGATAATTTTGTGGAATTTTCAATGAACCTGCATCAGGAGGAAAACTATCAAGAAAGGGAGGAACAGTTATTGAGACTGGAAAGCTGCTTGGATACCTTAATAGAAAAGCAAAAGAAAAGTATTCAGCTCTTTTTCATCGAACAGAAATGCTACAAAGAAGTGGTTGATATAACCGGCTACAGCATGAACGATGTAAAAAGCTATATCCAAAATGGCAAAAGGAATTTGAAGAACTGTATGGAAAGGAATTCTCATGAATAA
- the rsmH gene encoding 16S rRNA (cytosine(1402)-N(4))-methyltransferase RsmH — protein sequence MNNEIGYHVPVMLQECIDALAIKPNGIYVDVTFGGGGHSKEILKHLGPNGRLIAFDQDPDAIKNTLPDDRFTLIHQNFKFLKNYLRLEGVKQVDGILADLGVSSHQFDAADRGFSIRFDADLDMRMDQVADLDARKVLNTYPEEELHRIFGMYGEIQNAKSLAKTIVTSRLSNPIQTVAELKQVIQKLVPKGKEHKYHAQVFQALRIEVNKELEALQEFLEQTSLVLKPEGRLVVMSYHSLEDRLVKNFMAKGKFKGEVEKDFFGNEIKPFKVISRKAIVASEDEVKQNNRARSAKLRIAEKI from the coding sequence ATGAATAATGAAATTGGATATCATGTTCCTGTGATGTTGCAGGAATGTATCGACGCACTAGCGATAAAGCCAAACGGGATTTATGTAGACGTGACATTTGGGGGTGGTGGACACTCGAAGGAAATCCTAAAGCATTTGGGGCCAAATGGCAGATTGATCGCTTTTGATCAAGATCCAGATGCGATTAAAAACACACTTCCTGATGATCGATTTACATTGATCCATCAAAATTTCAAGTTCTTAAAAAATTATTTGCGCCTGGAAGGGGTGAAACAAGTGGATGGGATTTTAGCTGACCTTGGTGTTTCATCGCATCAATTTGATGCTGCAGACCGTGGCTTTTCCATCCGTTTTGATGCGGATCTGGATATGCGAATGGATCAAGTAGCTGATTTGGATGCCCGTAAAGTACTGAATACCTATCCTGAAGAGGAATTGCACAGGATTTTTGGGATGTACGGTGAGATCCAGAATGCGAAATCCTTGGCCAAAACCATTGTGACGAGCCGATTGAGCAATCCGATCCAGACGGTGGCCGAGTTGAAGCAGGTGATCCAGAAATTGGTTCCTAAAGGCAAAGAGCATAAATATCATGCTCAGGTTTTTCAAGCCCTGCGCATTGAGGTGAACAAAGAGCTGGAAGCCTTGCAGGAATTTTTGGAGCAGACCTCATTGGTCTTAAAACCGGAAGGTCGTTTGGTAGTCATGTCATACCATTCATTGGAAGACAGGTTGGTAAAGAATTTCATGGCCAAAGGGAAGTTTAAGGGCGAAGTGGAGAAGGATTTCTTTGGGAATGAGATCAAGCCATTTAAAGTGATCAGTCGAAAAGCGATCGTTGCTTCGGAAGATGAAGTAAAACAGAACAATAGAGCACGCAGTGCGAAGTTGAGGATTGCGGAAAAAATATAG
- a CDS encoding FtsL-like putative cell division protein has product MAKRNTIKQNELSEEVQEEMSDALEEKVEETQDFLKTFFSQKKLSTYLVAKNLPFVAFLALLGLLYISNRHLAENTVRRIDKLGREVKELGWDYKSLNAELMKLTTQTEIAKRADTLGLKERTEPPIKLEIVREVK; this is encoded by the coding sequence ATGGCAAAGAGAAATACTATAAAGCAAAATGAACTGAGTGAGGAAGTGCAAGAGGAGATGTCTGATGCACTGGAGGAAAAGGTTGAGGAAACCCAAGACTTCCTGAAGACCTTCTTTTCTCAGAAAAAGCTTTCTACATACCTAGTTGCCAAGAATCTGCCTTTCGTGGCATTTCTTGCCTTATTAGGTTTGCTGTATATCTCAAACCGTCACTTGGCAGAGAATACGGTTAGAAGGATCGATAAGTTGGGCAGGGAAGTGAAGGAGTTAGGTTGGGACTATAAATCGTTGAATGCCGAGTTGATGAAATTGACCACGCAGACAGAGATTGCAAAACGTGCGGATACCTTGGGCTTGAAAGAAAGAACGGAACCGCCAATCAAGTTGGAAATAGTAAGGGAAGTAAAATAA
- the mraZ gene encoding division/cell wall cluster transcriptional repressor MraZ yields MIQLIGEFECKLDTKGRMVVPAALKRQLPDVEREGLVMNRGFEKNLVIYTKEEWSKKMHQLSKLNQYNEKTRNFIRQFMRGATELSLDSAGRVLLPKSLLEYANIKGEVFLQCQFDKIEVWAKDEYEKMMDSSTDEDFSALAEEVMGGFNFAGDDNE; encoded by the coding sequence ATGATTCAATTAATCGGAGAATTCGAATGCAAGCTAGACACCAAAGGAAGAATGGTGGTCCCTGCTGCGCTCAAAAGGCAACTGCCTGATGTAGAGCGTGAGGGGCTTGTTATGAATCGCGGTTTTGAGAAGAATTTAGTGATCTATACCAAAGAAGAATGGAGCAAGAAGATGCACCAGCTTTCGAAATTGAACCAGTATAACGAGAAGACCAGGAACTTTATCCGTCAGTTTATGCGTGGTGCTACGGAGCTTTCTTTGGATTCTGCAGGTAGGGTTCTTTTGCCAAAATCATTGCTGGAATATGCCAATATCAAAGGTGAGGTTTTCTTGCAATGTCAGTTTGATAAGATTGAGGTTTGGGCGAAAGACGAATACGAAAAAATGATGGACAGTAGTACTGACGAGGATTTTTCTGCATTGGCTGAGGAGGTAATGGGTGGATTTAACTTTGCAGGAGATGACAATGAATAA
- a CDS encoding carboxypeptidase-like regulatory domain-containing protein → MNKDFDIAYLRKYVNGELSDSEMYAIEKASHEDELLMDVLMGLEEEKKLNNPLEVADLHSAIFERTHPAKVRPFSFYRNLSIAASVLLALGIGTIWYLNRDQNKVAETMETVAMDNKADVPTDTTLNSIHLDSLDGLSEEDNLIALATPAEPAPAGAEASAQRKKNANIAKPTVEEVLADNSDVFLREVPRSDTSTFHDKIDNRIASNEMGSFKKIDKTNVILMNGKTPAKSKQTSQAAVASADRVSSLQDVKKLATGRVLDQQSGRPIVSASVRDVKTNDVVMTDSSGQYILPLTSDNQKLEILSLGYEKELITASNNKIVQLKPSFGALDEVVVVGYGNKTEKVKSEPLVGWVAYKKYINDNSYQTLLGKGSVTLIFDISTFGRPIDISIKKSSNPDLSQKAIQIIHNGPDWKKGNDGKKIEVKINFR, encoded by the coding sequence ATGAATAAGGACTTTGACATAGCATATCTACGCAAATACGTGAACGGAGAACTGAGCGACTCCGAAATGTATGCTATTGAAAAGGCATCCCATGAAGATGAACTTTTAATGGATGTATTGATGGGATTGGAGGAAGAGAAAAAACTGAACAACCCTCTTGAAGTCGCAGATCTTCATTCCGCAATTTTCGAAAGGACGCATCCTGCGAAGGTTAGACCATTCAGCTTCTATAGAAACCTATCGATCGCAGCCTCGGTATTACTGGCATTAGGTATCGGTACGATTTGGTACTTAAACAGGGACCAGAACAAGGTCGCTGAGACGATGGAAACCGTGGCCATGGACAACAAAGCCGATGTGCCGACGGATACCACGCTGAACAGTATACATTTGGACAGTTTAGATGGCCTCTCCGAAGAGGACAACCTGATTGCCCTTGCTACACCAGCCGAACCTGCTCCAGCTGGAGCGGAAGCTTCAGCCCAAAGGAAAAAAAACGCGAATATTGCAAAGCCTACGGTAGAAGAAGTGCTTGCTGATAATTCCGATGTTTTCTTAAGGGAAGTTCCTCGATCGGACACAAGTACTTTCCATGATAAAATTGACAATCGAATAGCTTCAAACGAAATGGGATCCTTCAAAAAGATAGACAAAACCAATGTCATCCTGATGAATGGAAAGACGCCAGCGAAGTCAAAACAAACTAGCCAAGCTGCAGTTGCTTCGGCAGACCGCGTTAGCTCCCTACAAGACGTTAAAAAGTTAGCGACCGGCCGTGTCCTAGATCAGCAATCTGGAAGGCCGATCGTTAGTGCATCGGTGCGCGATGTCAAGACCAACGATGTGGTCATGACCGATTCTTCTGGCCAATATATACTGCCCTTGACTTCAGACAATCAAAAACTGGAAATCCTTTCCCTAGGTTACGAGAAAGAATTGATCACTGCCAGCAACAATAAGATCGTGCAACTCAAACCAAGCTTTGGAGCACTTGACGAAGTAGTTGTCGTTGGCTATGGAAATAAAACGGAAAAGGTAAAATCAGAACCTCTAGTAGGTTGGGTTGCCTACAAGAAGTACATCAACGATAATTCTTACCAAACCCTGTTGGGCAAAGGCTCCGTTACCTTGATCTTCGATATTTCAACATTCGGTAGGCCGATTGACATCAGCATCAAGAAATCAAGCAATCCTGACCTAAGTCAGAAAGCCATTCAGATTATCCACAATGGACCAGATTGGAAAAAAGGTAATGATGGCAAAAAGATTGAAGTCAAGATCAATTTCAGATAA
- a CDS encoding von Willebrand factor type A domain-containing protein has translation MNKIFALLVFLLTLGGSGLAQERMIKGIVTEAGTQLALAGVEVRVEGKQQATLTDQQGAFSIKAAEKDILLFKFLGYETKKVKVGKKNSIKVVLQAREALLEEVVVVGYGNKAQKRVTGSAMAHSNGLYLQPRPQNTETYGRFEENGFISPTKEALSTFAVDVDAASYSNVRRMINAGNLPPKDAVRVEEMINYFQYDLQGPTNGEPVKIYTELTTSPWNKEHQLMRIALKAKDIPKENLKASNFVFLIDVSGSMMGDNRLPLVQSSLKMLVDQLRPEDKVAIVTYAGSAGVKLESTRGDQKMKIKTAIDELTAGGSTAGGEGIKKAYQIARANFIKDGNNRIILASDGDFNVGESSDEAMEDLIAKERESGVNLTVLGYGMGNLKDSKMETLADKGRGNYAYIDNISEARKAMVTEFGATLFTVAKDVKIQVEFNPAYVQAYRLVGYENRLLEAEDFNNDAKIGGDMGVGHTVTAIYEIIPVGVKSSIIGTVDPLKYQNNDKPNLGSKNGELATVKFRYKDPKSDKSELQQTVVKDAPKAFDTVSEDFRFATAVAEFGMLLRNSDYKQNSSFASLIARAKAAKGKDDEGYRAEFIRMAENSKSIVDTEK, from the coding sequence ATGAATAAAATATTTGCATTATTAGTCTTTTTGCTTACTCTAGGTGGTAGCGGACTAGCCCAAGAAAGAATGATCAAAGGTATTGTAACTGAGGCGGGAACACAGCTGGCACTCGCCGGTGTGGAGGTTCGCGTGGAAGGAAAGCAGCAAGCAACGCTGACCGATCAGCAAGGAGCATTTTCCATAAAAGCTGCTGAAAAAGATATTTTGCTGTTTAAATTTTTAGGGTACGAAACTAAAAAAGTAAAGGTAGGAAAGAAGAATAGCATAAAGGTAGTACTGCAAGCAAGGGAAGCCTTATTAGAAGAAGTTGTTGTTGTAGGCTATGGTAATAAAGCACAAAAGAGGGTAACCGGCAGTGCAATGGCACATTCAAACGGTTTATATTTGCAACCTAGACCTCAAAATACGGAAACTTATGGTCGTTTTGAAGAGAACGGATTTATTTCGCCTACGAAAGAAGCTTTGTCAACTTTTGCTGTAGATGTGGACGCTGCTTCTTATTCTAATGTAAGAAGAATGATCAATGCAGGGAATCTGCCGCCTAAAGATGCGGTAAGGGTAGAGGAGATGATCAATTATTTCCAATATGACCTACAAGGTCCGACCAATGGCGAGCCCGTGAAGATCTATACAGAGCTAACCACTTCGCCCTGGAATAAGGAGCATCAGTTGATGCGTATCGCCTTGAAGGCAAAAGATATTCCTAAGGAAAATTTGAAGGCATCCAATTTTGTTTTCTTGATCGATGTATCAGGATCTATGATGGGAGATAATAGATTACCATTGGTGCAGTCTTCCTTGAAGATGCTGGTGGACCAATTGAGACCAGAAGATAAGGTTGCCATTGTTACCTATGCAGGCTCTGCTGGAGTAAAATTAGAAAGTACCCGTGGGGATCAAAAGATGAAAATCAAGACTGCCATTGATGAACTGACAGCTGGAGGTTCTACTGCCGGTGGAGAAGGAATTAAGAAAGCCTATCAGATTGCCCGAGCAAATTTTATTAAAGATGGAAACAATAGAATTATCCTGGCATCGGATGGAGATTTCAATGTGGGTGAGTCCAGTGATGAAGCGATGGAAGACTTGATTGCCAAAGAACGCGAAAGTGGGGTTAACCTGACTGTATTAGGTTATGGAATGGGAAACCTGAAAGATAGTAAGATGGAGACTTTGGCGGACAAAGGAAGAGGCAACTATGCCTATATCGATAATATTTCAGAAGCAAGAAAGGCTATGGTGACTGAATTTGGAGCGACCTTATTTACCGTTGCCAAGGATGTGAAAATTCAAGTGGAGTTTAATCCGGCTTATGTGCAAGCCTATAGATTGGTGGGCTATGAAAACCGTTTATTGGAAGCGGAAGATTTCAATAATGATGCTAAAATAGGCGGAGATATGGGGGTTGGACATACCGTAACTGCGATCTACGAAATCATTCCGGTAGGTGTTAAGAGTTCAATTATTGGAACGGTTGATCCATTGAAATACCAGAATAACGATAAACCAAATCTGGGGTCTAAGAATGGGGAATTGGCAACCGTGAAATTCAGGTACAAAGACCCTAAATCGGACAAGAGTGAATTGCAGCAGACTGTCGTGAAAGATGCTCCAAAAGCATTTGATACCGTGAGTGAGGATTTCCGTTTTGCAACAGCAGTTGCTGAATTTGGGATGTTGTTGCGTAATTCAGATTATAAGCAAAACTCAAGTTTTGCAAGCTTGATCGCCCGTGCAAAAGCTGCAAAAGGAAAGGATGATGAAGGCTATCGTGCAGAGTTTATCCGTATGGCAGAAAATAGTAAGTCAATTGTCGATACAGAAAAGTAA
- the aspS gene encoding aspartate--tRNA ligase, with product MHRTHTCGELRIEDLGKTVTLSGWVQKSRDLGGMTFIDVRDRYGITQLTFNTEDNESLRSQARELGREYVIKVTGTVIERSSKNPKIPTGDIEIKVSNLEVLNESKLPPFTIEDETDGGEDLRMKFRYLDIRRNPVKNSLLFRHKVTQEVRNYLSALDFCEIETPYLIKSTPEGARDFIVPSRMNPGQFYALPQSPQTFKQLLMVGGMDKYFQIVKCFRDEDLRADRQPEFTQIDCEMSFVEQEDILNVFEGMTRHLLKTIHGIELDQFPRMTFDEAMRTYGNDKPDIRFGMKFGELNTVAQHKDFAIFNNAELVVGIAVPGAASYTRKQIDELVDWVKRPQVGASGMVYVKCEADGTYKSSVDKFYDQADLAKWAEVTGAQTGDLILILSGPANKTRAQLSALRMELGNRMGLRKPNEFAPLWVVDFPLLEWDEETERFHAMHHPFTSPKIEDMPLLDTDPGKVRANAYDLVLNGNEIGGGSIRIHDKDMQALMFKHLGFTPEQAQAQFGFLMNAFQYGAPPHGGLAFGLDRLTAILGGQETIRDFIAFPKNNSGRDVMIDAPAEIAKEQLDELSISLIEPKK from the coding sequence ATGCACAGAACACATACTTGTGGCGAATTAAGAATTGAAGACCTAGGAAAAACCGTAACCCTGAGCGGATGGGTACAAAAATCACGCGATTTAGGTGGAATGACTTTTATTGATGTTCGTGATAGATATGGTATTACTCAGCTAACTTTCAATACCGAAGACAATGAATCACTTCGTAGCCAAGCCCGCGAATTGGGAAGAGAGTATGTTATTAAAGTTACAGGTACCGTTATTGAACGTTCCAGCAAGAACCCTAAAATCCCTACCGGAGATATTGAAATCAAAGTCAGCAACCTTGAGGTACTGAACGAATCAAAATTACCTCCTTTTACTATAGAAGATGAAACAGACGGCGGTGAAGACCTCCGTATGAAATTCCGTTACCTGGATATCCGTAGAAATCCCGTAAAGAACAGCCTATTGTTCCGTCATAAGGTAACCCAAGAGGTAAGAAACTATTTATCTGCCCTAGATTTCTGCGAGATCGAAACACCTTATTTAATAAAGTCCACACCTGAAGGTGCCCGTGACTTTATCGTTCCATCCCGCATGAACCCTGGTCAGTTTTACGCACTTCCCCAATCTCCACAGACCTTTAAACAACTGTTGATGGTGGGTGGAATGGATAAATATTTCCAAATCGTGAAATGTTTCCGTGACGAGGATTTACGTGCTGATAGACAACCTGAGTTTACACAGATCGACTGTGAAATGTCTTTCGTAGAACAAGAAGATATCTTGAACGTATTCGAAGGTATGACGCGTCACCTATTAAAGACCATCCATGGAATCGAATTGGATCAATTCCCAAGAATGACTTTTGACGAAGCGATGCGCACCTATGGCAACGACAAACCAGATATCCGTTTCGGAATGAAGTTTGGCGAACTGAATACCGTAGCTCAACATAAGGACTTCGCGATCTTCAACAATGCCGAATTGGTTGTTGGTATCGCAGTTCCAGGCGCTGCTTCCTACACTAGAAAACAGATCGATGAGCTAGTTGATTGGGTTAAACGCCCCCAAGTAGGCGCTTCTGGAATGGTCTATGTAAAATGTGAAGCTGATGGAACCTATAAATCATCAGTAGATAAATTCTACGACCAGGCTGACCTAGCTAAATGGGCCGAGGTAACCGGCGCTCAAACTGGCGACCTGATCTTAATCCTTTCTGGACCTGCAAATAAAACAAGAGCGCAATTAAGCGCCCTGCGTATGGAATTAGGAAATCGCATGGGCTTACGTAAGCCGAACGAATTTGCTCCACTATGGGTAGTAGACTTCCCATTATTGGAATGGGATGAAGAAACGGAAAGATTCCACGCTATGCACCACCCATTTACATCTCCGAAAATCGAGGATATGCCTTTATTGGATACTGACCCAGGAAAGGTTCGTGCCAATGCATATGACTTGGTGTTGAACGGAAATGAAATCGGCGGTGGCTCTATCCGTATCCACGACAAGGATATGCAAGCCTTGATGTTCAAGCACCTAGGCTTTACTCCTGAACAGGCACAAGCGCAGTTTGGCTTCTTAATGAATGCTTTCCAATATGGAGCTCCTCCACATGGTGGTTTAGCATTCGGCCTTGACCGCTTGACCGCAATCTTAGGAGGTCAGGAAACCATCCGTGACTTTATCGCATTCCCGAAAAACAATTCCGGACGCGATGTTATGATCGATGCTCCTGCTGAAATTGCCAAAGAACAATTGGACGAACTAAGCATCAGCTTAATCGAACCGAAAAAATAA
- the tsaD gene encoding tRNA (adenosine(37)-N6)-threonylcarbamoyltransferase complex transferase subunit TsaD: protein MAIILGIESSCDETSASICIDGEIKSNIIASQAIHAKYGGVVPELASRAHQQNIIPTVDQAIAAAKIRKNDIDAVAFTRGPGLLGALLVGTSFAKSFALAMDIPLIDVNHMQAHILAHFIDDPKPNFPFLCLTVSGGHTQIVLVKDYFEMELLGETLDDAAGEAFDKTAKILDLPYPGGPLIDKHAQNGNPDAFKLPEPQIPDLNFSFSGLKTAILYLVQAEIKQNPNFLNEKMDDLCASVQSRIVSILLNKLKKAAKQTGVKDIAIAGGVSANSGLRNGLTEMGKKYNWNVFIPKFEYCTDNAAMISIAGYQKFLKEDFIGQEVGPVARMGV from the coding sequence ATGGCCATTATTCTAGGAATAGAATCTTCATGTGATGAAACTTCGGCCTCTATATGTATAGACGGCGAAATTAAGTCAAATATTATTGCAAGTCAAGCAATTCATGCTAAATATGGGGGTGTGGTTCCTGAGTTAGCTTCTCGCGCACATCAACAAAACATCATTCCAACAGTAGACCAAGCTATCGCTGCTGCTAAAATACGGAAAAATGACATAGATGCAGTAGCTTTTACACGCGGACCTGGACTTTTAGGTGCTTTATTGGTGGGGACCTCCTTCGCAAAATCATTTGCCTTGGCCATGGATATCCCATTGATCGATGTCAATCATATGCAAGCACATATCTTAGCGCACTTCATTGATGATCCAAAGCCTAATTTCCCTTTCCTATGCCTTACCGTTTCGGGTGGTCATACGCAAATCGTATTGGTCAAGGATTATTTTGAAATGGAACTGTTGGGCGAAACTTTAGACGATGCAGCAGGGGAGGCCTTTGATAAGACTGCAAAGATTTTAGATCTTCCTTACCCTGGCGGACCTTTGATTGACAAGCATGCCCAAAACGGAAACCCCGATGCCTTTAAGTTGCCCGAACCTCAAATCCCAGATCTGAACTTTAGCTTCTCCGGATTGAAAACCGCAATTTTATATTTGGTACAGGCTGAAATAAAACAGAACCCTAATTTCTTGAATGAAAAAATGGATGACCTATGTGCATCTGTTCAGAGCCGTATCGTTTCCATCCTGTTGAATAAATTAAAGAAAGCAGCCAAGCAGACCGGAGTGAAGGATATTGCCATCGCCGGTGGGGTATCTGCCAATTCTGGTTTAAGGAATGGTCTGACTGAAATGGGGAAAAAATATAATTGGAATGTATTTATCCCTAAATTTGAATACTGTACAGATAATGCAGCCATGATTTCCATTGCAGGCTACCAAAAGTTCTTGAAAGAAGACTTTATTGGACAAGAGGTTGGACCTGTAGCTCGAATGGGAGTATAA
- a CDS encoding LutB/LldF family L-lactate oxidation iron-sulfur protein: MAQTVAEKFLKDSASKSFDLQHRQIINNNIDKYEHAFEKGKSKFLDLENSKIKANLIKWKVIENLDRYLLDFESNFTAHGGKVIWANDAEEAREEIWKIMEQHQAKSVVKSKSMATEEIELNHFLEKKNIETIESDLGEFIIQLLGQKPYHFVTPAMHLSLEEIAKLFHEKFDTPLEATAEELTMKAREILREKYTQADIGITGANFLLADTGAIAITENEGNARLTTTFPKVHIAVVGIEKILPSINDLDLFWPLLATHGTGQNLTVYNTVLSGPRKNTEYDGPEEMYVILLDNGRTNVLEQKEQRQGLYCIRCGACLNVCPIYQNIGGHTYETTYQGPIGSLISPHLNGMKEFKHLSYASSLCGKCTEVCPVGIDIQKMLLVNRRDAVQQDLVSSVEKKGWSMFTWAIQKRKLLDFFGGKTKNFFVRNFFKKAWGNQRELPKIADKSFSQQWKEKQKDK; encoded by the coding sequence ATGGCACAGACAGTAGCTGAGAAATTCCTGAAAGATAGTGCTTCAAAATCCTTCGATTTACAGCATAGACAGATTATCAATAATAACATTGATAAGTATGAGCATGCTTTTGAAAAAGGGAAAAGTAAGTTCCTAGACCTCGAAAATTCCAAGATCAAGGCAAACCTGATCAAATGGAAGGTAATAGAGAATCTGGATCGCTATCTCCTGGATTTTGAATCCAATTTTACAGCGCATGGCGGCAAGGTCATTTGGGCAAACGATGCTGAAGAAGCTCGGGAGGAAATCTGGAAGATCATGGAACAGCACCAAGCCAAATCGGTAGTAAAATCCAAATCCATGGCCACCGAGGAAATTGAGCTCAACCATTTCCTGGAAAAGAAAAACATTGAGACCATTGAAAGTGACTTGGGTGAATTTATCATTCAACTGCTTGGTCAAAAACCGTATCACTTCGTCACTCCTGCCATGCACCTCAGCTTGGAGGAGATTGCGAAACTATTCCATGAAAAGTTTGATACCCCATTGGAAGCTACAGCTGAAGAGCTCACGATGAAAGCCAGGGAAATATTGCGAGAGAAATATACCCAAGCCGATATCGGAATCACAGGAGCAAACTTCCTATTGGCAGATACCGGTGCCATCGCCATTACCGAAAATGAAGGAAATGCCCGATTGACTACCACCTTCCCTAAAGTGCATATCGCCGTTGTAGGGATCGAAAAAATATTGCCGAGCATAAACGACCTAGACCTTTTCTGGCCTTTATTGGCCACCCATGGAACTGGTCAAAATCTAACGGTATACAATACCGTCTTATCTGGCCCAAGGAAAAACACGGAATACGATGGCCCTGAGGAGATGTATGTCATCCTCTTGGACAATGGCCGTACCAATGTACTTGAACAGAAAGAGCAACGCCAAGGATTGTACTGTATCCGTTGTGGCGCTTGCCTCAATGTATGCCCAATCTATCAAAATATTGGTGGCCATACTTATGAAACAACCTATCAAGGTCCTATTGGCTCCCTGATCTCACCTCACTTGAATGGCATGAAAGAATTCAAGCATCTCAGCTATGCTTCTTCCTTATGCGGAAAATGTACAGAGGTCTGTCCGGTAGGCATCGATATTCAAAAGATGCTTTTGGTAAACAGAAGGGATGCTGTTCAACAAGACCTGGTTTCTTCAGTAGAGAAGAAAGGCTGGAGCATGTTCACTTGGGCAATCCAAAAAAGAAAACTCCTTGATTTCTTCGGAGGAAAGACCAAAAACTTCTTTGTCCGAAACTTCTTCAAGAAAGCTTGGGGTAACCAACGCGAACTTCCAAAAATTGCCGATAAATCTTTTTCCCAGCAATGGAAAGAAAAACAGAAAGATAAGTAG